One segment of Pleomorphomonas sp. PLEO DNA contains the following:
- a CDS encoding DEAD/DEAH box helicase, translating to MNFSDLGLSANVMAAVEAAGYTIPTPIQAEAIPHAVTGRDVIGIAQTGTGKTAAFVLPMLTLLESGRARARMPRTLILEPTRELAAQVEENFVKYSFNNKLNIALLIGGVSFDDQERKLDRGADVLIATPGRLLDHFERGKLLLTGVEILVIDEADRMLDMGFIPDIERICKLVTKNHQTLFFSATMPPEIQALTENFLNNPVQIEVSKPASAATTVAQRLTVSGTEDFEKRETLRAQIAAAEDLKNAIVFCNRKRDVAVVFRSLVRHGFNVGALHGDMDQRARMATLDAFKKGTLTLLVASDVAARGLDIPDVSHVFNYDVPIHAEDYVHRIGRTGRAGRKGTAVMLVTQDDEKHLSAIEKLIITDIEWIGDPIVFDPEARKRSRGRKGAESSKEPRRSRAKTTDGEEARAPSRSRRTRQEAVPTETAEASTEEAPRPSRSRAARPEREARPEREPRPEQEARPERAPRPEREARAEREPRPEREPRLERGAERQPVRAGERPRPMPRRDVDDGPAVVGLGDHVPAFLLRPVRIAKTAN from the coding sequence ATGAATTTTTCTGATCTCGGACTGAGCGCCAACGTAATGGCGGCTGTTGAAGCGGCTGGCTATACGATTCCGACGCCAATCCAAGCGGAAGCCATTCCGCACGCTGTCACTGGCCGTGACGTCATCGGCATCGCCCAGACGGGAACTGGCAAGACCGCCGCTTTTGTGCTGCCGATGCTGACGCTCCTTGAGAGCGGTCGCGCCCGTGCGCGTATGCCCCGTACGCTAATCCTCGAGCCGACGCGCGAGCTCGCTGCGCAGGTCGAGGAGAACTTCGTCAAGTATTCGTTCAATAACAAGCTGAACATCGCTCTACTGATCGGCGGCGTGTCGTTCGATGATCAGGAGCGTAAGCTCGATCGCGGTGCTGACGTGCTGATCGCCACGCCCGGACGATTGCTCGACCATTTCGAGCGCGGCAAGCTGCTGCTCACCGGTGTCGAGATCCTGGTGATCGATGAAGCTGATCGCATGCTCGACATGGGCTTCATTCCGGACATCGAGCGCATCTGCAAGCTCGTCACCAAGAACCATCAGACGCTGTTCTTCTCGGCGACCATGCCGCCAGAGATCCAGGCGTTGACCGAGAACTTCCTCAACAACCCGGTGCAGATCGAGGTTTCGAAGCCAGCGAGCGCCGCTACGACGGTGGCCCAGCGTCTCACAGTCTCCGGCACCGAGGATTTTGAGAAGCGCGAGACACTGCGCGCCCAGATCGCCGCCGCCGAGGATCTGAAGAACGCCATTGTATTCTGCAACCGTAAGCGCGACGTGGCGGTGGTGTTCCGCAGCCTCGTCCGGCATGGTTTCAACGTCGGGGCACTGCATGGCGACATGGATCAGCGAGCCCGCATGGCAACGCTGGATGCTTTCAAGAAGGGCACGCTGACGCTGCTTGTTGCTTCCGACGTCGCCGCTCGCGGCCTCGACATCCCCGATGTCAGCCATGTCTTCAATTATGACGTGCCGATCCATGCCGAGGACTATGTCCACCGCATCGGTCGTACCGGTCGAGCCGGCCGGAAAGGCACGGCTGTGATGCTGGTCACCCAAGACGACGAAAAGCATCTCTCCGCCATCGAGAAGCTGATCATCACCGACATCGAATGGATCGGCGACCCTATCGTTTTCGATCCGGAAGCGCGCAAGCGGTCACGCGGCCGCAAGGGTGCCGAGAGCAGCAAGGAGCCGCGCCGCTCTCGTGCCAAGACGACGGATGGCGAAGAAGCCCGGGCGCCGTCTCGCTCGCGCCGCACCCGCCAGGAAGCCGTACCAACTGAAACGGCCGAAGCCTCGACCGAAGAGGCACCGCGCCCGAGTCGCAGCCGCGCTGCCCGACCCGAACGCGAGGCCAGGCCAGAGCGTGAGCCCAGGCCCGAACAGGAGGCAAGGCCGGAGCGCGCGCCGAGGCCGGAGCGCGAGGCCAGAGCCGAGCGTGAGCCGAGACCCGAGCGTGAGCCGAGATTGGAAAGAGGCGCCGAGCGGCAGCCTGTCCGTGCTGGCGAGCGTCCGCGCCCCATGCCCCGTCGCGATGTCGATGACGGCCCAGCCGTCGTTGGGCTCGGTGATCATGTCCCGGCCTTCTTGCTGCGACCGGTGCGGATCGCCAAAACCGCGAACTGA
- a CDS encoding ComEC/Rec2 family competence protein produces MTVRAEMKSETPVRHRPTAGAGWRHTLSALRKSFVQDLDDGRGFLWWPVAAAVGAAFYFAPASEPSSIDLVLAGIGALAALVLIARRPLAVSHLAIFVGLACLGFLHAGLMTRLATHPIFPFERTVTIRGHVVAVEDRGKGAARLLVQPVEIEPRPKSGLPPRVRVTMRGEVPVPGEAVTMLARLAPPMPPPLPGGYDFARVAWFSGVGASGFTYGAVKSWPEAPPADTWLTLLSGIETVRVAAAGRIRAALPGDTGAIAAALIVGDRAGISDATNEAMRIAGVSHVLSISGMHMSLVAAFLFGGIRLMLALIPPLALTLPIKKIAAMLSMLGTGTYFVVSGMDVPAERSMITVAVSLLAILIDRRALSLRVIAVAALVTLVLSPEAVMEPGAQMSFAAVVALMAGLEAWRTRQGEPMDGGDVSLLARMARRFGLWLVAALAATVLAGLATLPMALYHFGRLAPLGMIANLVTEPLVSLLIMPMALGAALMMPLGLEGVPLTVMGAGIDAMIAVAHAVAEWTPGGGLYGRPMGWTMLAVVAGGLWICLWRGRKRWLGLVPVLAGLAFVGAGSPPGLIVAGDGSLALVRQEDGTWHKVGGKGGFMLGVWMAAVGIDPGEMLDLDRDVACDPEACLLEAVAGRPSVSVVSRPLAFGDDCATVAIVVSGLEAPPWCHPEVTLLDGSRLAEAGTLTYEIQRNDNGTLRLRETGRVLGFPRRLWLAPAR; encoded by the coding sequence GTGACGGTCCGGGCGGAGATGAAGAGCGAGACTCCTGTCCGTCACCGGCCAACAGCCGGTGCGGGATGGCGCCATACGCTATCCGCTCTGCGAAAATCCTTTGTCCAGGATCTCGACGACGGCCGCGGCTTCCTGTGGTGGCCGGTGGCCGCCGCCGTTGGCGCGGCCTTTTATTTTGCTCCGGCCAGCGAGCCTTCGTCGATCGATCTGGTGCTGGCCGGCATCGGCGCTCTCGCCGCGCTTGTGCTGATCGCCCGTCGCCCCCTCGCAGTCTCACACTTGGCGATCTTCGTCGGCCTCGCCTGCCTCGGCTTCCTGCATGCTGGGCTGATGACTCGTCTTGCTACCCACCCGATATTTCCGTTCGAGCGGACCGTGACGATACGCGGTCATGTCGTGGCGGTCGAAGATCGGGGAAAGGGAGCTGCCCGTCTGCTTGTTCAGCCGGTCGAAATTGAACCGCGTCCCAAGAGCGGCCTGCCGCCGCGTGTTCGTGTGACGATGCGCGGCGAGGTGCCGGTGCCAGGCGAAGCGGTTACCATGCTCGCTCGGCTCGCCCCACCTATGCCGCCGCCGCTGCCGGGTGGTTATGACTTTGCCCGCGTCGCATGGTTTTCCGGAGTTGGTGCCAGCGGCTTCACCTATGGCGCGGTCAAATCGTGGCCGGAGGCACCTCCTGCCGACACTTGGCTTACCCTTCTGAGCGGCATCGAGACTGTGAGAGTGGCGGCGGCCGGCCGCATCCGCGCCGCGCTTCCCGGCGACACCGGTGCCATCGCAGCGGCTCTGATTGTCGGCGACCGCGCCGGCATATCCGACGCCACCAACGAGGCGATGCGCATCGCCGGCGTTTCGCATGTGCTGTCGATCTCCGGCATGCACATGAGCCTGGTTGCCGCCTTCCTGTTCGGCGGCATCCGCCTGATGTTGGCGCTGATACCGCCGCTGGCGCTCACGCTACCGATCAAAAAGATCGCCGCCATGCTGTCGATGCTGGGCACCGGCACTTATTTCGTCGTGTCGGGTATGGACGTGCCGGCAGAGCGCTCGATGATCACGGTGGCAGTGTCGCTTTTGGCGATACTGATCGATCGCCGCGCCCTGTCGCTTCGCGTTATTGCCGTGGCAGCCCTCGTCACGCTGGTGCTCTCGCCTGAGGCGGTGATGGAGCCGGGTGCGCAGATGTCGTTTGCCGCCGTGGTCGCGCTGATGGCAGGCCTGGAGGCATGGCGCACCAGGCAGGGCGAGCCGATGGATGGAGGCGACGTCAGCTTGCTTGCTCGCATGGCGCGCCGCTTCGGTCTCTGGCTGGTGGCAGCCCTGGCGGCGACCGTGCTGGCTGGCCTCGCTACCTTGCCGATGGCCCTTTATCATTTCGGCCGTCTGGCACCACTCGGCATGATCGCCAACCTTGTCACCGAGCCGCTGGTATCATTGCTGATCATGCCAATGGCGCTGGGCGCCGCGTTGATGATGCCACTTGGCCTGGAGGGGGTGCCACTTACCGTTATGGGCGCTGGCATCGATGCGATGATCGCCGTTGCCCATGCCGTTGCCGAATGGACACCCGGTGGGGGCCTTTATGGCCGCCCCATGGGCTGGACCATGCTCGCCGTTGTGGCAGGTGGCCTCTGGATCTGCCTGTGGCGTGGCCGCAAGCGTTGGCTCGGGCTTGTCCCGGTGCTCGCTGGCCTCGCCTTCGTCGGTGCCGGTTCGCCCCCAGGGCTCATCGTCGCTGGTGACGGCTCGCTGGCCCTTGTGCGACAGGAGGATGGAACATGGCACAAGGTCGGCGGGAAAGGTGGCTTTATGCTGGGAGTCTGGATGGCGGCCGTGGGAATCGACCCGGGCGAAATGCTCGATCTTGATCGCGATGTCGCTTGTGATCCGGAGGCTTGCCTACTGGAAGCCGTGGCTGGACGGCCGTCAGTGTCGGTCGTCAGTCGACCGCTCGCCTTCGGCGACGATTGTGCCACTGTGGCGATCGTGGTGTCCGGGCTGGAGGCGCCGCCATGGTGTCATCCGGAAGTCACGCTGCTCGACGGGAGCAGGCTCGCCGAAGCGGGCACGCTCACCTACGAAATCCAGAGGAACGATAACGGCACGTTGCGTTTGCGGGAAACCGGCCGGGTGCTCGGCTTTCCTCGCCGGCTATGGCTCGCCCCGGCGCGCTGA
- a CDS encoding IS5 family transposase (programmed frameshift) codes for MSDLIWLSEAQMRRIEPYFPLSHGVPRVDDRRIISGIIFVIRNGLRWRDAPAEYGPHKTIYNRFIRWSRLGVFNKIFAGLAAKGGKPDQLMIDATHLKAHRTAASLLKKGLFPRRIGRTKGGLNSKLHAVCDAKGRPLVMLLSEGQMSDYKGAALMIDALPRAKALLGDRGYDADWFRAALAQRKIAACIPSRRNRKIQIPHDVALYRQRHKIEIMFGRLKDWRRIHTRYDRCAHTFMSAICIAATVIFWINQ; via the exons ATGAGTGATCTGATCTGGCTGTCGGAGGCGCAGATGCGCCGGATCGAGCCCTATTTTCCGTTGTCACACGGGGTTCCGCGCGTCGATGATCGGCGGATCATCAGCGGCATCATCTTCGTGATCCGCAACGGCCTGCGGTGGCGCGACGCACCTGCTGAGTACGGTCCGCACAAGACGATCTACAACCGCTTCATCCGCTGGAGCCGGCTCGGCGTGTTCAACAAGATCTTCGCCGGGCTCGCCGCAAAGGGCGGGAAACCCGACCAACTGATGATCGATGCAACCCACCTAAAGGCGCACCGGACCGCAGCCAGCTTGCTCAAAAAGGGGCTGT TTCCCCGACGTATCGGACGCACCAAAGGCGGCCTGAACTCGAAGCTCCATGCCGTGTGTGACGCAAAGGGCAGGCCGCTGGTCATGCTCCTGAGCGAAGGCCAGATGAGCGATTACAAAGGGGCGGCGCTCATGATCGACGCCCTGCCCAGGGCCAAGGCCCTGCTCGGCGACCGAGGCTACGATGCCGACTGGTTCCGCGCGGCACTTGCACAGCGCAAGATTGCCGCCTGCATCCCTTCAAGGCGCAACCGTAAGATCCAGATCCCCCACGATGTCGCGCTTTATCGCCAGCGCCACAAGATCGAAATCATGTTCGGCAGGCTCAAGGATTGGCGGCGAATCCACACACGCTATGATCGCTGCGCCCACACCTTCATGTCAGCGATCTGCATCGCAGCCACCGTCATCTTCTGGATCAATCAATGA
- a CDS encoding GGDEF domain-containing protein has translation MTHREEFLRTIGYGEAAVAQLRRNENAAYPRNYELWYNYCAGFNHALNRAVNDILRTKGRIETVELNAIYNQFISPSRLSDRIEDVGGRISGEIEGVMAAVNKTMAANATYAGTLSGASTELTAGPDLSRLQGIVGELLVATHETEKVNRELEGQLADSQRQISELKESLESLRFETLTDELTTLANRKHFDQSLERAVANAAETDGVLSLLITDIDNFKSFNDSFGHQTGDQVLRLVALSVKQAIKGHHLACRYGGEEFAIILPKANLSRAEVIAERIRESVKEKELKKRSTGETLGFVTVSVGVATYHPGDTAVSLIERADTALYLAKRAGRNRVCTETMLAVQNEEEA, from the coding sequence ATGACGCACCGGGAAGAGTTTCTGCGGACAATCGGTTATGGTGAAGCAGCCGTGGCACAGCTGCGGCGCAACGAGAATGCCGCCTATCCCAGAAACTACGAGCTCTGGTACAACTATTGTGCAGGATTCAATCACGCCCTCAACCGTGCCGTGAACGACATTCTGCGCACCAAAGGCCGCATCGAGACGGTCGAGCTCAACGCCATCTACAACCAGTTCATCTCTCCCTCACGTCTCTCCGATCGGATCGAGGATGTGGGAGGCCGTATTTCCGGCGAGATCGAAGGCGTCATGGCGGCGGTGAACAAGACCATGGCCGCCAATGCCACCTATGCCGGCACGCTGTCCGGAGCCTCGACGGAATTGACCGCCGGACCCGACCTTTCGCGGCTGCAGGGAATCGTTGGCGAACTGTTGGTTGCAACGCACGAGACGGAGAAGGTCAACCGCGAGCTGGAGGGACAGCTCGCCGACAGTCAGAGGCAGATCTCCGAACTCAAGGAAAGCCTCGAGTCTCTTCGCTTCGAAACCCTGACCGATGAACTGACGACGCTGGCCAATCGCAAGCATTTCGACCAGTCGCTGGAGCGGGCCGTGGCCAACGCCGCCGAGACGGACGGAGTCCTCTCACTCCTCATCACCGATATCGACAATTTCAAGTCGTTCAACGACAGCTTCGGCCATCAGACCGGCGATCAGGTGCTGCGCCTGGTGGCTCTGTCCGTCAAACAGGCGATCAAGGGGCATCATCTTGCCTGCCGCTACGGCGGTGAGGAATTCGCCATCATCCTGCCGAAGGCAAACCTTTCACGAGCTGAGGTAATAGCCGAACGCATCCGCGAGAGCGTCAAGGAGAAGGAGCTCAAGAAGCGCTCCACCGGGGAAACTCTTGGTTTCGTCACAGTCTCGGTCGGAGTCGCGACCTACCATCCGGGCGATACGGCCGTCTCGCTGATCGAACGTGCCGATACCGCCCTCTATCTTGCCAAGCGGGCTGGCCGCAACCGGGTTTGCACAGAGACGATGCTCGCCGTGCAAAACGAAGAAGAGGCGTAG
- the lpxB gene encoding lipid-A-disaccharide synthase yields MNGYPPLRVAIVVGEESGDQLGARLMIALKRLAERPLEFFGVGGDRMAAEGMSSFFPLHDIAVMGFAPVVKRLPLIQLRTAETVGAVIAGRPDVLLIIDSPDFTHRVARDVRAALPSLPVIDYVCPSVWAWRPKRALRMAAYIDHVLTLLPFEPAVLARLKGPEATYVGHPLIDRPELLTPAPGERSPFDGGEPPRLLVLPGSRSGEIDRMLALYGRVLDVLSARGLMFVPVLPAVERLRERIERETAGWAVRPRIIIGEDQKWAAFRSAHAALATSGTVTLELALADVPAVIAYARDPLFRLISEIARRIPGLVNLTMFGLANIILGEKASPEFLDPDLEPERLADALAPLLSDTPVRAAQLAAFSRLRHMMALPNGRPAAETAAGVVLRLAGN; encoded by the coding sequence ATGAATGGATATCCGCCGCTCCGGGTCGCCATAGTCGTTGGCGAGGAATCCGGTGACCAACTGGGTGCGCGGCTGATGATCGCCCTCAAACGACTGGCGGAACGGCCGCTGGAGTTTTTCGGCGTTGGTGGCGATCGGATGGCCGCCGAGGGCATGTCGAGCTTCTTCCCCCTCCATGATATCGCCGTCATGGGGTTCGCACCGGTGGTCAAGCGGCTGCCGCTCATCCAGCTTCGCACTGCCGAGACCGTCGGCGCCGTCATCGCCGGCCGGCCGGACGTATTGCTCATCATCGATAGCCCCGACTTTACCCATCGCGTGGCGCGTGACGTCAGGGCGGCATTGCCGAGCCTGCCGGTCATCGACTATGTCTGCCCATCCGTATGGGCTTGGCGGCCCAAGAGAGCCCTCAGGATGGCCGCCTACATCGATCATGTGCTGACACTCCTGCCGTTTGAACCGGCTGTCCTTGCTCGCCTTAAGGGGCCTGAAGCCACCTATGTTGGCCACCCGCTGATTGATCGGCCTGAGTTGCTGACGCCGGCGCCGGGCGAGCGTTCGCCGTTTGATGGGGGCGAGCCGCCGCGGCTGCTTGTGCTGCCCGGCAGCCGCTCTGGCGAGATCGATCGTATGCTGGCGCTCTATGGCCGTGTACTCGATGTCCTGTCGGCGCGTGGGCTGATGTTCGTGCCGGTCCTTCCGGCTGTCGAGCGGCTCAGAGAGCGTATCGAAAGGGAAACGGCCGGTTGGGCAGTGCGGCCGAGGATTATCATCGGCGAAGACCAGAAATGGGCGGCGTTCCGGTCGGCGCACGCGGCGCTTGCCACGTCCGGGACTGTGACGCTGGAGCTGGCACTCGCCGATGTGCCCGCTGTGATCGCCTACGCGCGCGACCCGTTGTTCCGCCTCATCTCGGAGATTGCTCGTCGCATTCCGGGGCTTGTAAACCTCACCATGTTTGGTCTCGCCAACATCATTCTTGGCGAGAAGGCGAGTCCGGAATTCCTCGATCCCGATTTGGAGCCGGAGCGGCTTGCCGATGCGTTGGCGCCTCTCCTGTCTGACACCCCAGTTCGTGCCGCGCAGCTCGCCGCTTTTTCGCGTCTGCGCCACATGATGGCACTTCCGAACGGCCGCCCCGCCGCCGAGACGGCGGCGGGCGTGGTGTTGCGGCTCGCCGGCAACTGA
- the gltA gene encoding citrate synthase, producing the protein MTTKNATVTIDDKTYEFPLKDASIGPSVMDISAFYGKTGHFTYDPGFTSTGACESKITYIDGDKGVLLYRGYPIEQLTLEGDYLETCYLLLYGELPTKAQKQQFDAHITRHTMIHEQMTRFFQGYRRDAHPMAVMVGTVGALSAFYHDSIDISDPHQRMIASHRMIAKMPTIAAMAYKYSIGQPFISPKNDLDYAANFLHMCFAVPAEDYKVNPILAQAMDRIFTLHADHEQNASTSTVRLAGSSGANPFACIAAGIACLWGPAHGGANEAALTMLAEIGSVDRIPEFIARAKDKNDPFRLMGFGHRVYKNYDPRAKIMQQTCHEVLQTLGIKDDPLLDVAVELERIALSDDYFIEKKLYPNIDFYSGITLKAMGFPTSMFTVLFAVARTVGWIAQWKEMVEDPSQKIGRPRQLYLGAPQRDYLELDKRG; encoded by the coding sequence ATGACCACGAAGAACGCGACCGTCACCATCGATGACAAGACCTATGAGTTCCCGCTCAAGGACGCGAGCATCGGCCCGAGCGTGATGGACATCTCAGCCTTCTATGGCAAGACCGGCCACTTCACCTACGATCCGGGGTTCACGTCGACCGGCGCCTGCGAATCCAAGATCACCTATATTGACGGCGACAAGGGCGTTCTGCTCTATCGCGGCTACCCGATCGAGCAGCTGACGCTTGAGGGCGACTATCTGGAAACCTGCTATCTGCTACTGTACGGAGAACTGCCGACCAAGGCGCAGAAGCAGCAGTTCGACGCCCACATCACCCGTCACACCATGATCCATGAGCAGATGACCCGCTTCTTCCAGGGTTATCGTCGCGACGCTCATCCGATGGCGGTGATGGTCGGTACGGTTGGCGCGCTGTCGGCCTTCTATCATGACTCGATCGATATTTCGGATCCGCACCAGCGGATGATCGCCTCGCATCGCATGATCGCCAAGATGCCGACGATCGCTGCGATGGCCTACAAGTATTCGATCGGCCAGCCGTTCATCTCCCCGAAGAACGACCTTGATTACGCGGCCAACTTCCTGCACATGTGCTTCGCGGTGCCGGCCGAGGACTACAAGGTCAACCCGATCCTCGCTCAGGCGATGGACCGCATCTTCACCCTGCATGCCGATCATGAGCAGAATGCCTCGACCTCGACGGTCCGCCTTGCCGGTTCGTCGGGTGCCAACCCCTTCGCCTGTATCGCCGCCGGCATCGCCTGCCTTTGGGGACCGGCGCATGGCGGCGCCAACGAGGCGGCGCTTACCATGCTGGCCGAGATCGGGAGCGTCGACCGCATTCCTGAATTTATCGCTCGCGCCAAGGACAAGAACGACCCGTTCCGCCTGATGGGCTTCGGTCACCGCGTCTACAAGAACTACGATCCCCGCGCCAAGATCATGCAGCAGACCTGCCACGAGGTTTTGCAGACCCTTGGCATCAAGGACGACCCGCTGCTCGACGTGGCTGTCGAACTCGAGCGGATCGCGCTCAGCGACGATTACTTCATCGAGAAGAAGCTCTATCCGAACATCGATTTCTATTCGGGCATCACCCTGAAGGCGATGGGCTTCCCCACCTCGATGTTCACTGTGCTGTTCGCCGTCGCCCGCACCGTCGGCTGGATCGCCCAGTGGAAGGAAATGGTCGAGGATCCGAGCCAGAAGATCGGTCGTCCGCGTCAGCTCTACCTCGGCGCGCCGCAGCGCGATTATCTGGAGCTCGACAAGCGCGGCTAA
- the gltX gene encoding glutamate--tRNA ligase produces the protein MSTPVVTRFAPSPTGFLHIGGARTALFNWLYAERHGGKMLLRIEDTDRERSTQAAVDAIIDGLTWLGLTWEGEPISQFQRADRHADVARELVAAGKAYYCYCTPDELNEMRESAKANGLPPRYDGRWRDRDPSEAPAGVKPSVRIKAPLDGETVIEDAVQGTVTFPNKDLDDFIILRSDGTPTYMHAVVVDDHDMGVTQIIRGDDHLTNTARQKIIYDALSWIMPKVAHIPLIHGPDGAKLSKRHGALGVEAYRAMGYLPVALRNYLVRLGWAHGDAEILSTDEMITLFDLEGIGRSPSRFDFGKLENLNGHYIRQMPDDELVGHVVALLDHIPQGAALKAKLDDGKKAQLAAAMPGLKERAKTLLELIDNAGFLFASRPLVPDEKAAALLDPAGKAALTDLLPRLVALDDWTATSTEEVVRAYAAETSLKLGKVAQPLRAAATGRTTSPPIFDVLAVLGRDEALGRIRDALID, from the coding sequence ATGTCCACACCCGTCGTCACGCGTTTTGCGCCGTCCCCCACTGGTTTTCTGCACATTGGAGGCGCGCGGACGGCGCTCTTCAACTGGCTCTATGCCGAGCGACATGGCGGTAAGATGCTGCTCCGCATCGAGGATACCGACCGCGAACGTTCGACGCAGGCCGCGGTCGATGCGATTATCGACGGGCTGACCTGGTTGGGCCTCACCTGGGAAGGCGAGCCGATCTCGCAGTTCCAGCGTGCCGACCGTCATGCCGACGTCGCGCGTGAACTCGTCGCCGCCGGCAAGGCCTATTATTGCTACTGCACGCCCGATGAGCTCAACGAGATGCGCGAGAGCGCCAAGGCGAATGGTCTGCCGCCGCGCTATGACGGCCGCTGGCGCGACCGCGATCCGTCCGAGGCGCCGGCCGGTGTCAAGCCGTCGGTGCGCATCAAGGCGCCGCTGGACGGTGAGACGGTGATCGAGGATGCGGTTCAGGGCACCGTCACCTTCCCCAACAAGGATCTCGATGACTTCATCATCCTGCGTTCGGACGGGACGCCCACTTATATGCATGCCGTGGTGGTCGACGACCACGACATGGGCGTCACCCAGATCATCCGCGGTGACGACCATCTCACCAATACGGCGCGCCAGAAGATCATCTACGACGCCCTCAGCTGGATCATGCCAAAGGTAGCGCACATCCCGCTGATTCACGGACCGGACGGTGCCAAGCTCTCCAAGCGCCACGGCGCGCTGGGCGTCGAGGCTTACCGCGCCATGGGCTACCTGCCGGTGGCGCTCCGCAACTACCTTGTTCGCCTTGGCTGGGCACATGGCGATGCTGAGATCCTCTCTACCGATGAGATGATCACGCTGTTCGACCTCGAGGGTATCGGTCGTTCTCCGTCGCGCTTCGATTTCGGCAAACTTGAGAACCTCAACGGTCACTACATCCGCCAGATGCCGGATGATGAGCTGGTGGGCCACGTTGTCGCCTTGCTCGACCACATTCCCCAAGGCGCGGCTCTGAAGGCAAAGCTCGACGACGGCAAGAAGGCACAGCTGGCCGCCGCCATGCCGGGCCTCAAGGAGCGCGCCAAGACGCTCCTCGAGCTGATCGACAATGCCGGCTTCCTGTTCGCCAGCCGGCCTCTGGTCCCCGATGAGAAGGCAGCTGCCCTGCTTGATCCGGCGGGCAAAGCGGCGCTTACCGACCTGTTGCCGCGGCTGGTCGCATTGGACGATTGGACGGCAACCTCCACCGAGGAGGTGGTACGCGCCTATGCCGCCGAGACCAGCCTCAAGCTCGGCAAGGTGGCGCAGCCGCTCCGCGCCGCCGCCACCGGGCGCACCACTTCGCCGCCGATCTTCGATGTGCTCGCCGTACTCGGCCGCGATGAGGCGCTTGGCCGCATTCGCGATGCGCTGATCGACTGA